DNA from Leptospira koniambonensis:
GTCACAGAAGCTTGTAGTATTACAATCTTTGGACAGCCTCTATAATATTCCAAAAACCTATGAAGAAACAATAGGTGCCGCCAATAAGGATCTAGGAAAACAACTCGTCCAAAAAGTAATCCAAGATGGCTTTATGCCGGTTGGGGATTTGCTTATTAGGCAAACAGTTGGACCAGACGGACAACCTCAACAACAGATCCTTCCAAACTATACAATCTACGGATATGAAGGCCCTAAACAATTACCAAAAGTAAAAGATAGCGACGGTAAAGAGTGGGATTTAAGTAATTTCAATGCGCTTGCCGCAGATGGAGGACCATCCACCGCAGAACTCCAACAAATGGTTAAGCTTGCAATTAGCGTACTGGATAAGGACTTCAAGAAGACCTACGATCCAGTAAACCAAGAAAACAGAGAAGAGAAGATTGCAGCCTTAGATCCGATGGCCATGGCCAAAGTTATGCAAGCGGCACAGGGATCGTTAAGAAGCTTACTTAGTGATCCAAAATACATGATGGCTAGCGCTTCCGATAAGAAGCTGATGGAACAGAGTGCCATGTCATCCGGCTACTTAGTTGGATCCACAGAAGGTGGAGTCTTCGGAGATTGGCACTTTAATCAATTCTATACGCCTTTAAAATTAAAAGAGAAATACGACCAAATGAAGGCAGAGGGCGAATCCTTAAAGAGCGATGGATTTGCGAGTGCCGTAGGAGATACGGTAGCCTTTGCAGTTCAAATTACTCCGTTAGGATACGTAGTAGATACAAAAGCACTCTCGAATACAGTTTCTAAAGCCTACCATGATAATAAAGAAGTCGTGGATGCAATTACTGCAGTAGCAGCGATTGTAGGTGCGCCGTTTACAGGGGGAGCGTCCCTCATAGCATTCGCAGCTTATAAATCAGTGCAAGGAGCATACGAAGGTGGTGTCTTAGGTGCGGTAGCTGGCGCAGCGAACGTAGGTAATGCTTACTTACAAGGATTAACTGCAGGTGCAGTATCTTATGAAATGTCTTACAGTTATAAAGATGGCTTTGGAGTAAGTGTAGGTGGCGGTTACGGTAAAGCTGGCATAGGAGTTGGAGGAAGTATTTCTTGGAATGCGAAGACAGGAGATATTTCAGGTAGTATAGGACTACAAACAACGTTAGGATCAAGCGGTAGATTGACAGGTAACGTGGGAATGTCGTTTGATAAGAACGGATTTACCGGAGTGGATGCCGGTATTGGTATCGGTTTAGGCACCAAAACCAATGGCAACTATGCCGCCGCACTAAACTTAGGCTTAAGTTATGATAAGAACGCAGGATTTGGGCAGTCAGCCGGATTCTCTGAAAATACGAACAAATATCTACCTCAGTCAAGTTTGGATTACAGCCATACTGCTTTTGGTGGAAATACGTATAGTGTAACTACGCCATCTGTTGCAGGTATGACTGGAACATTATCTTATAATGATATATCGCAAGGTTACACAACTTCTTTAAATGCAAATGGAGCTACAGCATTAACTTACGATTCGATCAGCGGCGATGCAGTTTATAATAAGAATTTCTTTGGTGATGTTGGTAAGGCACAGGCTCTTTCTCTTGGTGGTATGACTGAGGAGGAATATAAGGATCATGTTAAGAACCAGTCTAAATTGAGAGAAGAATCCCTAGGATTGTGGGAAGGAACACTTGGAATTGTAGGATCCGCTTGGGATGGAATCAAGTCTGGTGCCCAGTCTCTCTGGAATGGAGCCGGTTATATGCTTGGTTGGGGGGACTCAACAGGGCATACGATTTACGGAGA
Protein-coding regions in this window:
- a CDS encoding polymorphic toxin-type HINT domain-containing protein, whose amino-acid sequence is SQKLVVLQSLDSLYNIPKTYEETIGAANKDLGKQLVQKVIQDGFMPVGDLLIRQTVGPDGQPQQQILPNYTIYGYEGPKQLPKVKDSDGKEWDLSNFNALAADGGPSTAELQQMVKLAISVLDKDFKKTYDPVNQENREEKIAALDPMAMAKVMQAAQGSLRSLLSDPKYMMASASDKKLMEQSAMSSGYLVGSTEGGVFGDWHFNQFYTPLKLKEKYDQMKAEGESLKSDGFASAVGDTVAFAVQITPLGYVVDTKALSNTVSKAYHDNKEVVDAITAVAAIVGAPFTGGASLIAFAAYKSVQGAYEGGVLGAVAGAANVGNAYLQGLTAGAVSYEMSYSYKDGFGVSVGGGYGKAGIGVGGSISWNAKTGDISGSIGLQTTLGSSGRLTGNVGMSFDKNGFTGVDAGIGIGLGTKTNGNYAAALNLGLSYDKNAGFGQSAGFSENTNKYLPQSSLDYSHTAFGGNTYSVTTPSVAGMTGTLSYNDISQGYTTSLNANGATALTYDSISGDAVYNKNFFGDVGKAQALSLGGMTEEEYKDHVKNQSKLREESLGLWEGTLGIVGSAWDGIKSGAQSLWNGAGYMLGWGDSTGHTIYGDVGNYVSEKWTEKVKPKLNALGEGIQSAWNGTVDAVTNAAKYVTGFSEGGYWERRSNEETYGVNITNKELAGSMDQFTKDWSRKSCFVAGTLVHVPGGYKAIDQIKMGDHVLSWNERTGEYKYKEVSELFVHDVVELFDLEVNGEESFQVTGNHPFWVVDKNAWIEVKDLSVGDTLLLHDRSRVPVTGLRQYHVEPTKVYNLEVEDTHTYAVGENGVVVHNYQIGFMEGILGTINGWFGKPAPFLDNHEQLALAAGYESNMSEAEINALKEGIRNPDVPASGLFTALVIGLQHAGLGFLVDGTETYKSHFGEDQWKHSMASKKGQTNEEAVTDMKNGLKNLYEKANDPNISYLDRVKILGEILHTVTDAFALGHVARNEKGEIYQVQDYTNQDSTLHGGPDKAPPDVAPGTTSALDASKEMIRMWQAGKSWEKVSEYLDSNVYNIADGRRDAITGSTKDYQKAESVPWTLPSWMERPNNGWAPVH